The following coding sequences lie in one Musa acuminata AAA Group cultivar baxijiao chromosome BXJ3-1, Cavendish_Baxijiao_AAA, whole genome shotgun sequence genomic window:
- the LOC135629623 gene encoding plant UBX domain-containing protein 7-like: METLPTAADKQQLVSSFLEIALGQTPETATQFLQATGWKLEEALQLFYVGNEGGGLATSSFPPPPTGSPSEQENVMSSGSLVQGALEDEVRPPLPVKRDTLYGHESSAMVAFHNFDEESKRSAVWESNESSASTANGSRDNLASLYSPPFALMYQGSFDQAKIEASLQGKWLLINLQSNEEFSSHMLNRDTWSNEAVAQTIRTNFIFWQVYYDTSEGKKVCTYYNLITLPAVLVIDPITGQKMRAWSGMVHPERLLEDLLPFLDKGPKEHHTFLPQKRPRVAHDSAPNNILDKEAVEEDVEVLQAIAASMEDAKSPPRPPVTDDDPKPEKDGETSSNGNLTYPPLPEEPKGSKELCRVGIRLPDGCRIQRKFLRTDPIKLLWSFCSSKLEDGQRRPFHFTQAIPGASKSLEYESNSNFEEAGLSNSMITLVWD, translated from the exons GCAACGGGTTGGAAGCTTGAGGAGGCTCTCCAACTCTTTTACGTCGGCAATGAGGGTGGTGGGCTGGCGACGTCTTCCTTTCCGCCGCCTCCCACCGGAAGTCCTAG CGAGCAGGAGAATGTTATGTCAAGCGGAAGTTTAGTGCAAGGTGCCCTCGAGGATGAAGTGCGTCCACCGTTACCTGTCAAAAGAGATACACTTTACGG GCATGAATCAAGTGCAATGGTTGCGTTCCACAATTTTGATGAGGAGTCAAAACGATCTGCTGTTTGGGAATCAAATGAAAGTTCTGCATCGACAGCCAATGGTTCCCGTGATAACCTTGCTTCTTTATATAGTCCACCTTTTGCTTTGATGTACCAAGGATCTTTCGACCAG GCAAAGATTGAGGCTTCCCTTCAGGGTAAGTGGTTATTAATCAATTTGCAGTCCAATGAAGAATTCAGCTCACACATG CTTAACCGTGATACATGGTCCAATGAAGCTGTGGCACAAACAATTCGGACCAATTTCATCTTCTGGCAG GTGTACTATGATACTAGTGAGGGGAAGAAGGTCTGCACCTACTACAACTTGATTACTCTTCCTGCTGTTCTTGTCATCGATCCCATTACTGGACAGAAAATGCGTGCATGGAGTGGTATGGTACATCCAGAGCGTTTGCTGGAG GATTTGCTTCCATTTCTAGACAAAGGTCCCAAGGAGCATCATACTTTTCTTCCTCAGAAACGTCCAAGAGTTGcccatgattctgctcctaataacATACTAG ACAAAGAAGCCGTGGAGGAGGATGTAGAGGTTCTGCAGGCGATAGCAGCCTCCATGGAGGATGCTAAAAGTCCTCCTAGGCCACCTGTAACTGATGATGATCCTAAACCTGAGAAAGATGGTGAAACCAGCTCAAACGGAAACCTGACTTATCCACCTCTTCCTGAAGAACCAAAAGGAAGCAAAGAACTTTGCAGAGTCGGGATTCGTCTCCCAGATGGCTGTAGAATCCAGAGAAAATTTCTTCGAACTGATCCAATAAAG CTTTTGTGGTCTTTCTGCTCCTCTAAGTTAGAGGATGGACAAAGACGACCTTTCCACTTTACGCAAGCCATTCCTGGTGCATCAAAGAGTCTCGAATACGAGagtaactcaaactttgaagaagcaGGTTTATCAAATTCAATGATCACCTTGGTTTGGGATTGA
- the LOC135629624 gene encoding uncharacterized protein LOC135629624 — MDLSPDTEEYIKESIESSLGLPVSVKSLSLKLLASEDARHRLQDQIFVLEERLTEADKRLEQCRAEANMNAQGVKRCVEEKEMIASKYADLVNHCRKLEEECSLYERDLERIMESCDELGKENEELRARLDDNSGLESLGAEVESLKKDKEHLRINLHRAEEEVKLLFQENKMLDEDNKRLLELLKRERSRQGSDSHKRSATASAKGKRKSSPNDCSSPPGRMIDFAAADSSRQPLSPLHQNSPESRMHRN; from the exons ATGGATCTCTCTCCGGACACCGAGGAGTACATCAAGGAGTCCATCGAGAGTTCGCTGGGCCTCCCGGTCTCCGTCAAGAGCCTCAGCCTGAAGCTCCTTGCCTCGGAGGACGCCCGCCACCGCCTTCAAGATCAGATCTTTGTCTTGGAGGAGCGGCTCACGGAGGCCGATAAGCGATTGGAGCAGTGTAGG GCGGAGGCGAACATGAACGCCCAAGGAGTGAAGAGGTGCGTGGAGGAGAAGGAGATGATCGCGTCCAAGTATGCTGATTTGGTGAATCACTGCCGCAAGTTGGAGGAGGAGTGCTCTCTGTATGAGCGCGACTTGGAGAGGATTATGGAGTCTTGTGACGAGTTGGGGAAGGAGAACGAGGAGCTGCGGGCACGGCTGGATGACAATTCTGGC CTAGAATCATTGGGTGCTGAAGTTGAGTCCTTGAAGAAGGACAAGGAACACCTAAGGATAAATCTCCACAGAGCTGAAGAGGAG GTCAAGCTTCTCTTTCAAGAAAACAAAATGCTGGATGAAGATAACAAGAGACTGCTGGAATTACTTAAACGGGAAAGAAGTCGCCAAGGATCTGACAGCCACAAACGCTCTGCCACTGCTTCTGCTAAG GGAAAACGCAAGTCAAGCCCAAACGACTGCAGCAGTCCTCCGGGGCGAATGATCGATTTTGCTGCGGCAGATTCATCAAGACAGCCTCTGTCACCTCTGCATCAGAACTCTCCTGAATCCAGAATGCATAGGAACTGA